One window from the genome of Cyclobacterium amurskyense encodes:
- the ppk1 gene encoding polyphosphate kinase 1 → MNYTDRDLNWLSFNERILQEAENEDSPLMERLKFLAIYSSNLEEFYRVRVASHRFAQTFQADLKNKYGYRPSFLLQQINQVVSAQQERLGKVFYSKILPGLAKEGVHLLTDHFSEEDKIQMGTFYDLRLKGNFIIQDITEKVNLQLKNLTVYLYAVTKERQFLIELDYKTLGRFIDISTSDKEKRIVQLDDIFRSNAEKFLGEKSEIFAVKISRDAELYMDDEEEDIVSKIEKSIVNRDTGLPSRLLFDENIPFKYIDTLRKKIEVDMSGLIPGGRYHNFYDFFGFPASEKHLLYPEIPKIPCSRLDHSSDWFEEIDKEAIFLSFPYQSYAYVTDFLKLAAEDPYVEEINITLYRVAKTSAVCLALEAAAKNGKKVFVLDEAQARFDEESNIYWGERLTKAGATVKYGINDLKVHAKICTIKRREGKDIKTYAYMGTGNFNEKTAEIYGDHALLSTQSNYTRDLDEVFAFLKDNSYQPQFESLLVAPFNLRSSIEQLIDNEIRLVKKGKKGKLTAKLNSLEDTLMIDKLRQAADEGVEIDLIVRGICCFHPQTELQEKNIKVVSIIDRFLEHTRIYQFHNDGDKKVFLASADWMTRNLSRRIEVAFPINQEKARDLLLAELDAQLHDNKKGRQVACKDENQFIMGKEDLSSQVKMFGLVKKYNL, encoded by the coding sequence ATGAACTACACAGATCGGGATTTAAATTGGTTGTCTTTTAATGAACGCATTCTTCAGGAAGCAGAAAATGAAGACAGTCCCCTGATGGAACGCTTGAAGTTCTTGGCCATTTATTCCTCCAACCTAGAGGAGTTTTATAGGGTCAGGGTAGCGAGCCATCGTTTCGCTCAGACCTTCCAGGCTGATCTAAAAAACAAATACGGCTACCGACCCTCATTTCTCCTTCAGCAGATCAACCAAGTTGTAAGTGCTCAACAGGAGCGTTTGGGTAAAGTTTTCTATTCAAAAATTCTTCCAGGCTTAGCAAAAGAAGGCGTTCATTTATTGACGGACCATTTTTCCGAGGAAGACAAGATCCAAATGGGTACCTTCTATGACCTTCGGCTCAAGGGAAACTTCATCATTCAGGACATTACAGAAAAAGTCAACCTCCAACTTAAAAACCTAACGGTCTATCTTTACGCCGTCACCAAAGAGCGACAGTTTCTCATTGAACTAGACTATAAAACCTTAGGAAGGTTTATTGATATCTCTACCTCGGACAAGGAGAAACGCATCGTACAGTTAGATGATATTTTTAGAAGTAATGCGGAAAAGTTCTTGGGTGAAAAATCCGAAATATTTGCCGTAAAGATCTCAAGGGACGCTGAATTGTACATGGACGACGAAGAGGAGGATATTGTATCAAAAATAGAAAAAAGCATTGTTAACAGAGATACAGGTCTTCCTTCTCGCTTACTTTTTGATGAAAACATCCCTTTCAAATACATCGATACATTAAGAAAGAAAATTGAGGTGGACATGTCTGGGTTAATTCCTGGAGGTCGCTACCATAATTTTTATGATTTCTTTGGCTTTCCTGCATCGGAAAAGCACTTATTGTACCCGGAAATACCTAAAATCCCTTGCTCAAGGCTTGATCATTCCTCGGATTGGTTTGAAGAGATTGATAAGGAAGCCATTTTCCTAAGTTTCCCTTACCAAAGTTATGCATACGTAACGGACTTTTTGAAACTGGCGGCAGAAGACCCGTATGTTGAGGAAATAAATATCACCCTATACCGAGTGGCAAAGACCTCAGCGGTTTGCTTGGCACTTGAAGCAGCTGCAAAAAATGGCAAGAAGGTATTTGTCTTGGATGAAGCACAGGCTCGGTTTGATGAGGAGTCAAATATTTACTGGGGAGAGCGGCTAACCAAGGCAGGAGCTACAGTAAAGTATGGCATAAATGATTTGAAAGTGCATGCTAAAATTTGCACCATTAAGCGACGAGAGGGCAAGGACATCAAGACCTATGCCTACATGGGCACGGGCAATTTTAATGAAAAAACGGCTGAAATATATGGGGACCATGCCCTGCTCAGCACACAAAGCAATTACACCAGGGACCTGGATGAGGTTTTCGCCTTTCTCAAGGACAATTCCTACCAACCGCAATTTGAAAGCCTATTGGTTGCTCCTTTTAACTTAAGAAGTTCCATTGAGCAATTAATTGACAATGAAATCCGCTTAGTTAAAAAAGGCAAAAAGGGCAAATTGACCGCCAAGCTTAACAGCTTAGAAGACACCCTTATGATAGATAAGCTAAGGCAGGCTGCGGATGAGGGCGTAGAAATTGACCTTATTGTTCGTGGCATTTGTTGCTTCCATCCACAAACGGAGCTACAAGAGAAAAACATCAAAGTGGTGAGCATAATAGATCGCTTCCTGGAACATACCAGAATATACCAATTTCATAACGATGGTGACAAAAAGGTATTCCTGGCCTCAGCGGATTGGATGACCAGAAATTTATCGAGACGGATAGAAGTAGCTTTCCCAATAAATCAGGAAAAGGCCAGAGATCTTTTACTGGCTGAGCTTGATGCCCAACTCCATGACAATAAAAAAGGAAGACAGGTAGCCTGCAAGGATGAAAATCAATTTATTATGGGAAAAGAAGACTTGAGCTCACAAGTGAAAATGTTCGGCTTAGTAAAAAAATACAACCTATAA
- a CDS encoding NRDE family protein, translated as MCLISFSWNQHPEYKLILVANRDEYFDRPTKGLHQWDNGIYAGKDLKGGGTWLGFHPNGKFAALTNFRDPKNDKPLSRTRGELVTGFLNGDLSPKAYLSQLEKIKQDYNGFNLLVAEKEELMVLSNYGGGIQEVSSGIHGLSNAFLNTPWPKVESAKADLKNLLEQKTPNLEELLQLLQSKEKAPIALLPNTGIPIEMEQTISSQFIRVEDYYGTVNTTALCWGYDGKVNIKEVRIIPEREVNESTFIAK; from the coding sequence ATGTGCTTAATATCATTTAGCTGGAACCAGCATCCCGAATACAAACTTATACTTGTCGCAAATAGGGACGAGTATTTTGATCGCCCAACCAAAGGTTTACACCAATGGGACAATGGCATCTATGCTGGCAAAGACTTAAAGGGGGGAGGCACATGGCTAGGTTTCCATCCCAATGGTAAATTTGCTGCTTTGACCAATTTTAGAGATCCCAAAAACGACAAGCCACTAAGCCGAACCAGGGGGGAATTGGTTACAGGCTTTTTAAATGGGGATTTATCTCCCAAAGCCTATCTAAGCCAGTTAGAAAAAATAAAGCAGGACTACAATGGTTTCAACTTATTGGTAGCCGAAAAAGAGGAACTAATGGTGCTTTCCAATTATGGAGGCGGCATTCAAGAGGTATCTTCCGGCATCCATGGGCTTTCCAATGCTTTTCTAAACACACCCTGGCCAAAAGTAGAATCCGCCAAAGCCGATCTTAAAAATCTCTTAGAACAAAAAACCCCTAACCTGGAAGAATTATTACAATTATTACAATCAAAGGAAAAAGCACCAATAGCATTACTTCCCAATACCGGCATTCCCATAGAAATGGAACAAACCATTTCTTCCCAGTTTATTAGGGTAGAAGATTACTACGGCACGGTCAATACAACAGCCTTATGCTGGGGCTATGATGGAAAGGTCAACATCAAAGAAGTAAGGATCATACCGGAAAGAGAAGTCAATGAAAGTACTTTTATAGCGAAGTAG
- a CDS encoding type II toxin-antitoxin system HigB family toxin — translation MRLTNKKLLEKFKRKNRGNIPLIKAIDQLIKDINDNNWKNPTELNKTRIDADNVHSDGFYFFNINIHRTMILIEFDDNEATAVWVGTHQEYETTFKNNRNTIRKWLKSNDWI, via the coding sequence ATGAGACTGACCAATAAGAAATTATTAGAAAAGTTTAAAAGAAAAAACAGAGGAAATATTCCTTTGATAAAAGCCATCGACCAACTCATTAAGGATATTAACGACAATAATTGGAAGAATCCTACTGAACTGAATAAAACAAGAATAGATGCGGACAACGTCCATAGTGATGGATTTTACTTTTTCAACATCAATATTCACAGAACAATGATATTAATTGAGTTTGATGACAATGAAGCTACCGCTGTTTGGGTTGGGACACATCAAGAATATGAAACGACCTTTAAAAATAATAGAAATACTATTAGAAAGTGGTTAAAGTCTAATGATTGGATTTAA
- a CDS encoding BamA/TamA family outer membrane protein, with protein MIKFLYLLILCWLPSLIQAQEVPRKFRVYLVGDAGELENGQHPVVEDIRKKLQADPESPAHIIYLGDNIYPLGMPAINEESRAEAELILKTQLDLYQYLNGKIWMIPGNHDWRKGKTDGWENVLRAEKYVVENYPEDQVKWLPSSACPGPNIIELDNETILVLLDSQWWLQLRGKPKLESDCEYKSEAEVLEATRYVLEENKDKTILVAMHHPLRSYGPHNGAYSLKDHLFPLTNISPNLYLPLPLIGSIYPLYRTWFGNVQDLVHPRYEAMIKAFDEIFANHPNIIQVAGHEHGLAFTQEDNVNYIISGAGAKHTTIKKNNEADFIYPKQGYAVLDFYENHKVSLSFFDPLKGEALYEKQLVKPYANSKKELDLFDRDLPETVTRPISTQYLHGKGYYNFLGKNYRETWAIPASFETLDLTTAKGGLRILKKGGGMQTRSLRLESASGREYVLRSVNKYPDKALAPHLRETIAKEVIQDQISSSHPYAALAVARLAHEVGIVHTNPKIVYLPDDPLLGVYREEFADNLYLFEEREIASPEAPEDIKFLSTDKMLSKIHGDNDHQVKQKEVLKARIFDLWIGDWDRHDDQWRWIGEKKKKGWEFTPMPRDRDQAFFVNEGLIPKIGSRKWLIPKFQGFGYEAPRFVAGFMFNGRYFDRSFINELDRKDWEKTLDKEIAKMTDEAIKGAFQDWPEAVAEKDGPVIQAKLRQRKTWLKQEMLQYYSFLSKEVNITGTDKNELFKVKYLSDGRVEVKVRKIDKSGDLEQKLYQRTFLPTETREVRLYGLEGDDTFAFEGEGPGKIKVRVIPGHGDKLIEDKGITQRKNTLVYQNAGEEQTIVSGGSIKLKNAPSGLSYNRTAFKFDKVMPLASVGYNRDDGVFIGGGLLWEKQGFNKEPFSVRQSIMGKYAIKTNAFNIAYEGQAVDVLGKLDLLWRADVRAPHYSYNYFGRGNETEYDTKNYDIAYYRSRFNWYELYSGFQAKLGGSGSLSIGPNFQVYRFDPSDNAGKFVTSPEIGLDQERLDKAKFYSGGSAKIVFDTRDQKQMPTRGLYFSGQAKRLWKMNAHSNNFSSVNAELALYWSFRYPSRLVWASKFGAGKNWGHYEFFQGQTLGGLENLRGFRRFRFNGDAVAYNNTEVRIRLFNLKTYVLPATVGVLAFNDIGRVWVKNEASNKWHNATGGGIWLAPLNQLVATFSVGFTDEEVLPFFSFGYQF; from the coding sequence ATGATAAAATTTCTTTACCTGCTGATTTTATGTTGGCTTCCATCCTTGATACAGGCCCAGGAAGTGCCTAGGAAATTTAGGGTTTATTTGGTTGGAGACGCTGGGGAACTTGAAAATGGACAACATCCTGTTGTTGAGGACATCCGCAAAAAACTTCAAGCAGACCCAGAAAGCCCTGCCCATATAATTTATTTGGGGGATAATATTTATCCACTTGGGATGCCTGCCATCAACGAGGAAAGTAGGGCAGAGGCAGAATTGATACTAAAAACCCAACTGGACCTTTACCAATACCTAAATGGGAAGATTTGGATGATTCCAGGGAATCACGATTGGAGAAAAGGAAAAACAGATGGCTGGGAAAACGTCCTAAGGGCTGAGAAATATGTGGTGGAAAACTATCCTGAAGATCAGGTAAAGTGGTTACCAAGCAGTGCTTGTCCCGGTCCTAATATTATTGAACTGGATAATGAAACCATATTGGTATTGCTAGACAGCCAATGGTGGCTTCAGCTTAGGGGCAAACCTAAGCTTGAATCGGATTGTGAATACAAATCTGAAGCGGAGGTTTTGGAAGCCACACGTTATGTACTTGAAGAAAACAAGGACAAAACCATACTGGTAGCCATGCACCATCCACTCAGGTCTTATGGGCCGCATAATGGCGCTTATAGCTTAAAAGACCATCTATTTCCCCTCACCAATATCTCTCCTAATTTATACCTTCCTTTACCTCTTATTGGTTCCATTTACCCACTTTATAGAACTTGGTTTGGCAATGTCCAAGATCTGGTTCATCCGCGGTATGAAGCCATGATTAAAGCCTTTGATGAAATTTTCGCCAATCACCCAAATATCATTCAAGTGGCTGGGCATGAGCATGGCTTGGCTTTTACGCAGGAAGACAATGTGAATTATATTATCAGTGGAGCTGGGGCAAAGCATACGACAATTAAAAAGAACAATGAAGCAGATTTTATCTATCCCAAGCAAGGTTATGCAGTATTGGATTTTTATGAAAACCATAAAGTAAGTCTGTCCTTTTTTGATCCATTGAAAGGGGAAGCACTTTATGAAAAGCAATTGGTTAAGCCCTATGCCAATAGTAAGAAGGAGTTGGATTTGTTTGATCGTGACTTACCTGAAACCGTCACCAGGCCCATTTCCACCCAATACCTGCATGGTAAAGGATACTATAATTTTCTAGGGAAAAATTACCGGGAGACTTGGGCCATTCCTGCTTCTTTTGAAACATTGGACCTGACAACTGCCAAGGGAGGTCTTCGCATTCTCAAAAAAGGCGGTGGCATGCAAACCCGCTCCCTGAGATTGGAAAGTGCTAGCGGTAGGGAGTATGTGCTTCGCTCGGTAAATAAATACCCTGACAAGGCCTTGGCTCCCCATTTGCGTGAAACCATTGCCAAAGAGGTCATTCAGGATCAGATCTCCTCTTCTCATCCATATGCTGCCCTGGCTGTAGCGCGATTGGCGCATGAGGTAGGAATAGTACACACCAACCCAAAAATTGTGTATTTGCCAGATGATCCTTTATTGGGGGTTTATAGGGAAGAATTTGCCGATAATTTGTACTTGTTTGAAGAACGTGAAATAGCCTCTCCAGAAGCCCCTGAGGACATTAAGTTTTTAAGTACGGATAAAATGCTGTCCAAAATTCATGGAGATAACGATCATCAGGTAAAGCAGAAGGAAGTATTGAAAGCAAGAATATTTGACCTTTGGATAGGTGATTGGGATAGGCATGATGACCAGTGGAGGTGGATAGGTGAAAAGAAGAAAAAAGGTTGGGAGTTTACTCCTATGCCTAGAGATAGAGACCAAGCTTTCTTTGTTAATGAAGGGCTTATTCCCAAGATCGGCAGTAGAAAATGGCTGATTCCTAAGTTTCAGGGCTTTGGTTACGAAGCACCTCGCTTTGTGGCTGGCTTTATGTTTAACGGAAGGTATTTTGACCGTAGCTTTATCAATGAGTTGGATCGGAAGGATTGGGAGAAAACATTGGACAAGGAAATTGCCAAAATGACTGATGAGGCCATCAAAGGAGCTTTTCAGGATTGGCCGGAGGCTGTTGCAGAAAAAGATGGCCCCGTAATCCAAGCAAAGTTGCGCCAAAGAAAAACCTGGCTGAAGCAAGAAATGCTTCAATATTACAGTTTCCTCTCCAAGGAGGTGAATATTACAGGAACCGATAAAAATGAGCTTTTCAAAGTGAAATATCTTTCTGATGGAAGGGTTGAGGTAAAAGTTAGGAAGATTGATAAATCCGGAGACCTGGAACAAAAACTTTATCAGCGTACCTTTTTGCCAACTGAAACCAGGGAGGTCCGATTGTATGGATTGGAAGGGGATGATACTTTTGCCTTCGAAGGGGAAGGGCCTGGAAAGATTAAAGTAAGGGTAATTCCCGGTCATGGGGATAAGCTTATTGAAGACAAGGGGATTACTCAAAGGAAGAATACTTTGGTTTATCAAAATGCCGGAGAAGAACAGACCATTGTTTCAGGGGGGAGTATTAAATTAAAGAATGCCCCCTCGGGTTTAAGCTATAACAGGACAGCGTTTAAGTTTGATAAAGTCATGCCTTTGGCCTCAGTAGGGTATAACAGAGATGATGGGGTTTTTATTGGTGGAGGTCTGCTTTGGGAAAAGCAAGGTTTTAATAAGGAACCCTTTTCAGTTCGGCAGTCCATTATGGGTAAATATGCGATTAAAACCAATGCTTTTAATATTGCCTATGAGGGGCAAGCGGTTGATGTTTTGGGCAAGTTGGACTTACTGTGGAGAGCGGATGTTCGTGCACCACACTATTCTTATAACTACTTTGGAAGGGGGAATGAAACGGAATACGATACGAAAAACTACGATATTGCTTATTATCGATCGAGGTTCAATTGGTATGAATTGTACAGTGGCTTTCAAGCTAAATTAGGGGGAAGTGGAAGTCTCAGCATTGGACCAAATTTTCAGGTATACCGATTTGATCCGAGTGACAATGCTGGGAAATTTGTTACTTCACCAGAAATTGGTTTGGACCAGGAACGCCTGGACAAAGCCAAGTTTTACAGTGGGGGCTCGGCCAAAATCGTTTTTGATACCAGAGACCAAAAACAAATGCCTACAAGAGGATTGTACTTCAGTGGGCAGGCAAAAAGGCTGTGGAAAATGAATGCGCATTCAAATAACTTCAGTAGTGTAAATGCTGAACTTGCATTGTATTGGTCTTTTCGATACCCGTCGAGATTGGTTTGGGCAAGCAAATTTGGTGCAGGCAAAAATTGGGGGCATTATGAATTTTTTCAGGGACAAACGCTTGGTGGTCTAGAGAATTTGCGTGGATTTAGAAGGTTTAGGTTCAATGGTGATGCAGTCGCTTACAACAATACAGAAGTAAGGATTCGATTGTTTAACCTGAAGACCTATGTGCTACCTGCAACTGTTGGAGTGCTTGCTTTTAATGATATAGGTAGGGTATGGGTAAAAAATGAAGCGTCCAATAAATGGCACAATGCCACCGGTGGCGGGATTTGGTTGGCTCCACTCAATCAGTTGGTGGCCACTTTCTCTGTAGGATTTACTGATGAGGAGGTTTTACCCTTCTTTTCATTCGGCTACCAATTTTAA
- a CDS encoding YpdA family putative bacillithiol disulfide reductase has protein sequence MKKLELLIIGAGPIGLACGIEAKKEGIDYLIIEKGVLTNSIFNYPVNMTFFSTSEKLEMADIPFMSISNKPTRPEALEYYRRIVKHYQLNINLYEKVNTLEKQEGGFLVHTSKGDYLAEKLVLATGFYDLPNTMNVPGEDLPKVSHYYKEPWPYIGQKIVVIGGGNSAVDVALETWRKGAEVTMVVMKPEIDQTVKYWVLPDIENRIKEGSIKGYYNSSIKEIREKEVVLNTPEGEVIIENDFVLAMTGYKPNFELLDQLGVKLSLDEKRQPCFDDISQESNVPGLYLAGVVCGGLNTREFFIENTISHAKAIVADISRKKAASTREG, from the coding sequence ATGAAAAAGTTGGAATTACTGATAATAGGAGCCGGCCCCATTGGCCTGGCCTGTGGCATAGAAGCGAAAAAAGAAGGCATCGACTACCTGATAATAGAGAAAGGTGTGCTGACCAATTCGATTTTTAACTATCCAGTCAATATGACTTTTTTTTCCACCTCTGAGAAGTTGGAGATGGCCGATATTCCTTTTATGTCTATCTCCAATAAACCTACCAGGCCTGAAGCCCTGGAATATTACAGGAGGATAGTCAAACATTACCAACTCAACATCAACCTTTACGAAAAAGTAAACACCCTAGAAAAACAGGAAGGTGGATTTTTGGTCCATACCTCCAAGGGAGATTACCTGGCCGAAAAGCTTGTCCTGGCCACAGGCTTCTATGACCTGCCCAATACCATGAATGTTCCGGGTGAAGATTTGCCCAAAGTTTCGCATTACTACAAAGAACCCTGGCCTTATATCGGGCAGAAGATCGTCGTGATTGGCGGAGGCAATTCAGCTGTGGACGTAGCCCTTGAGACCTGGAGAAAGGGAGCGGAGGTGACCATGGTAGTAATGAAACCTGAGATCGATCAAACAGTTAAATACTGGGTTTTACCTGACATCGAAAACAGAATCAAAGAGGGATCGATAAAAGGCTATTACAATTCCAGCATTAAAGAAATAAGGGAAAAGGAAGTGGTACTGAATACCCCTGAAGGAGAGGTAATTATAGAAAATGATTTTGTACTGGCAATGACGGGTTACAAACCCAATTTTGAATTGCTGGACCAACTAGGCGTGAAGCTAAGTTTGGATGAAAAAAGACAACCATGCTTTGATGACATTAGCCAGGAATCGAATGTACCCGGACTTTACCTCGCAGGGGTTGTTTGCGGTGGGCTCAACACCAGAGAGTTTTTTATAGAGAATACCATCTCTCACGCCAAGGCCATTGTAGCCGATATTTCAAGAAAAAAAGCAGCTTCAACCAGGGAAGGTTAA
- a CDS encoding helix-turn-helix domain-containing protein → MKTQLDISELIENGKIRNELDFERAMIADRKLRVLSKENPKFKSVRKKLRDLIEQYENQNWSTNSNISDKKLSESDVAELIAEKERLFIQRRKELIRKKLKSLNLTQQDFGKVLGHQSKSYMSELINGVSPFSLKDLIVINQILKIDLTDLVPTFLPHSDRVKIRTTIKKLDNPKLKLSNDDLIIA, encoded by the coding sequence ATGAAAACACAATTAGACATATCAGAACTAATTGAAAATGGAAAAATCCGAAATGAATTGGATTTTGAAAGAGCAATGATTGCAGACAGGAAATTGCGTGTTCTTTCGAAGGAAAATCCGAAATTCAAATCCGTTAGAAAAAAATTAAGAGATTTAATTGAGCAGTACGAAAATCAAAATTGGAGCACAAATTCTAATATTTCTGACAAAAAACTAAGTGAAAGTGATGTTGCAGAATTGATTGCCGAAAAAGAACGGTTATTTATTCAGCGAAGAAAAGAGCTTATCCGAAAAAAACTGAAGAGCTTAAATCTAACACAACAAGACTTTGGAAAAGTTTTAGGACACCAAAGTAAATCTTATATGTCTGAATTGATTAATGGAGTTAGTCCTTTTTCCTTAAAAGATTTGATTGTTATTAACCAAATTTTGAAAATTGACTTAACCGATTTGGTTCCGACTTTTTTACCACATTCTGATAGAGTAAAAATTAGAACAACAATTAAAAAATTAGACAATCCTAAACTGAAATTAAGTAATGACGATTTAATTATAGCATAA
- a CDS encoding adenylate/guanylate cyclase domain-containing protein, whose amino-acid sequence MLSREIIRNFKIYFLLGAIFMSLSAYSRFYFSEMYRIEPLGISSIDLLDILKFVFLMIFLGSFGLALLSSIFDVLILKKLLKNTSPKIALSIGIPAQALMIILIVQVLDFVYVTTLPLIYEGPVEPTGPSENMFLIIHLIVAVGMSKVLIEIDRKLGPGNLWKMLTGKFFKPREEERIFMFIDLQSSTSIAERIGHLEYSKFLQSCFQDFSIVDHYRADIYQYVGDEVVVSWSPNKGVKNDNFLKAFFAFTDLLKRKREHYQKEYGISPYFKAGANIGPVIITEVGDIKREITYHGDTLNTAARIQEKCNDLKAQLLISESLYKLVNNKDAYQIDDVGTIHLKGKGKNVRLYRVAQLDN is encoded by the coding sequence ATGCTGTCTAGAGAAATCATTCGAAATTTTAAAATCTACTTTCTGTTGGGCGCTATTTTTATGTCTTTGTCCGCCTACAGTAGGTTTTATTTCTCTGAAATGTACCGCATAGAACCATTGGGCATAAGCAGCATAGATTTGCTGGACATTTTGAAATTTGTTTTCTTAATGATCTTTTTAGGTTCTTTTGGCCTTGCACTTTTATCTAGCATATTTGATGTGCTGATACTTAAAAAACTATTAAAAAACACTTCCCCAAAAATTGCCCTAAGCATTGGGATTCCGGCTCAGGCACTCATGATTATTTTGATTGTTCAAGTTCTGGACTTCGTTTATGTTACTACCTTACCATTGATTTATGAGGGACCTGTAGAACCCACCGGGCCTTCAGAAAACATGTTTTTAATTATTCACCTTATCGTGGCTGTTGGCATGTCTAAGGTATTGATAGAAATTGACCGAAAACTGGGTCCAGGCAATTTATGGAAGATGCTCACGGGGAAATTCTTTAAGCCCCGAGAAGAAGAAAGGATTTTCATGTTTATTGATTTGCAGAGTAGCACTTCCATTGCAGAGAGAATTGGACATCTAGAATACAGCAAATTTTTACAAAGCTGTTTTCAGGATTTCTCCATAGTGGACCACTACCGAGCAGACATCTATCAGTATGTAGGGGATGAAGTTGTTGTAAGTTGGTCGCCCAATAAGGGAGTTAAAAATGATAATTTCTTAAAAGCTTTTTTCGCTTTTACCGACCTACTAAAAAGAAAAAGGGAACATTATCAAAAGGAGTATGGTATTTCGCCCTATTTTAAGGCTGGCGCCAATATCGGCCCAGTGATCATTACTGAAGTGGGAGATATAAAAAGGGAGATTACTTACCATGGAGACACGCTGAATACCGCAGCCAGGATACAAGAAAAGTGCAATGATTTAAAGGCCCAATTGCTGATTTCTGAATCGCTTTACAAACTTGTCAATAATAAAGATGCCTATCAGATAGATGATGTAGGGACAATTCATTTGAAGGGAAAAGGCAAAAATGTACGGCTATATCGCGTGGCACAGTTAGACAATTGA
- a CDS encoding SdiA-regulated domain-containing protein — translation MMYFSQILTFIIFVNWQCTPGTQKLSTELSPEAYDLDNFQKILLEDDLKEVSGLAWVGENQIWAIEDESSVIYRLAPETGKIQEKQKFAKNNDIEDIAWVKDVAWVLQSDGTLYEVSSPLTKNAKTTKFDFPIEKKRDLEAMVVSEKGDYLYVFCKSCKWDKGTEEASVFRFDLTSKQYESTSFITLERGEIQKHLANKDKAPLEIKPAAVALHPIEKQFYVLSSTDKWLLITDLDFDPIKVYRLNPEIFKQPEGMTFDPEGNMYISNEARGGEPNILVFPYHPIQMKP, via the coding sequence ATGATGTATTTTTCACAGATTTTAACCTTTATTATTTTTGTTAATTGGCAATGTACTCCCGGAACGCAAAAGTTGTCAACAGAGTTGTCTCCAGAAGCCTATGACCTTGATAATTTCCAGAAAATCCTACTTGAGGATGATTTGAAAGAAGTTTCAGGACTTGCGTGGGTAGGGGAAAACCAAATTTGGGCCATAGAGGATGAGTCCTCAGTGATTTATAGACTAGCACCAGAAACAGGAAAAATCCAGGAAAAGCAGAAGTTTGCCAAAAACAATGACATAGAAGACATCGCATGGGTAAAGGATGTGGCATGGGTGCTACAGAGTGATGGAACACTCTATGAAGTTAGTTCTCCTTTGACCAAAAACGCAAAAACTACCAAATTCGATTTTCCAATTGAGAAAAAAAGAGACCTGGAAGCAATGGTTGTTTCTGAAAAAGGCGACTACCTGTATGTGTTTTGTAAGTCTTGTAAGTGGGACAAAGGCACAGAGGAAGCCTCGGTTTTCCGTTTTGATTTGACTTCGAAGCAATACGAATCAACGTCTTTTATCACCTTGGAAAGGGGAGAAATCCAAAAACACTTAGCGAATAAAGACAAGGCGCCTTTGGAGATTAAACCAGCGGCAGTTGCATTACATCCTATAGAAAAGCAATTCTATGTCCTCTCTTCGACCGATAAGTGGTTGTTAATTACAGATTTGGATTTTGACCCTATAAAAGTTTATCGCCTTAATCCAGAAATATTTAAGCAGCCTGAAGGGATGACCTTTGATCCGGAGGGGAATATGTACATTTCCAATGAGGCCAGAGGAGGGGAACCAAATATTTTGGTTTTTCCTTATCATCCAATACAAATGAAGCCATGA